The window GTCGCGGAGTCGTCGATGAAGATGGGCGCCTCGCTGAGGCCGCCCATGGCGCGCGCGAGCTTCCGCCAGTCTTCGTCGGCGAGAAAGCCGGTGCGGAGTTTGCTGTTGTCCACCTGCGCCTCTGAGCACAAAATGCGCTGCACGAGCTGTTCCTTGCTCGTCTCCAGGCTGAAGATCGCGACCGGGATCTTGCTCTGGAGTGCCGCATGCTGCGCGATGTTGAGGCTGAGTGTGGTTTTTCCAACAGAGGGGCGGGCGGCGACGACCACCATGTCCGCCGGCTGGAGCCCGGAAGTCAGCATGTCGAAATCGGAAAAGCCGGTCGCGACGCCGGTGATGGTGCCCTTTTCCTGATAGCGCCGGTCGATCTTCTCGAAGCTCTGCTTGAGGATTTCCTTGATCGCCTCGAAGTCCTGGACGTTGCGGCGCGAGGCGATGCCGTAGACGAGCTTTTCGGCCAGATCGATCATCGCCGCGACGTCGTCGGCGCCGTCGTAGCCCATGGCGGCGATGCGGGTGCCGGCGTTGATCAACGCGCGGAGCATCGATTTCTCGAGGACGATGTTTGCATAGAAGTCGACGTTGGCGGCGGTGGGGACGGTGTTGGGCAGCGCGGCGAGGTAGGTGGCGCCGCCGGTGTCGTCGAGCTTGCCGGTCCCGGCGAGCCGGTTGGTGACGGTGATGAGGTCGACCGGCTCTCCGCGCTCGAACAACTCGACCATGACTTGAAAGATCACGCGGTGCGCGTCGCGGTAGAAGTCCTCCGCGCGCAGCCCTTCGACCGCGCGGGCGATGGCGTCCCGGTCGAGCAGCATCGAGCCGAGCACGCCCTGCTCGGCCTCGAGGTTTTGTGGTGGAACCCGTTCCAGCTGGTGGACGATGCTCACGTGGACTCCCGGGTCACGGGCCTGCCCCGATTATAGAACATATGTTCGGCATGCGTCCATACCACGTGAGGACGCGATTGACGTCGCATGTGCGAGCCAGTAGATGCAATTCGCCGGCTATTTTGTCCTTGTTGACGCGTTGGGGGAATTACCGAAAAATCTTGTGATTAACGGCGGATTTTTCGTGCACAGGTTCTGGATATCCTGGGGACCGGGCGAGGCCGCGGTTAAAGCGCCGGCGCGATCACGATGCCGGTGACGTGTCGGGTGCCGTCCGTCACGAACGCGATGCCCTTCTTTCGGTACTGCGCGATCCCGAACCCGCTGAGGTGAATGACGGATGGAGCCCGCCCCCATACCCGTTCCACGGCCTCGAGCGTGTCGCCGTCCCCCCAGCCCTCG of the bacterium genome contains:
- the dnaB gene encoding replicative DNA helicase gives rise to the protein MSIVHQLERVPPQNLEAEQGVLGSMLLDRDAIARAVEGLRAEDFYRDAHRVIFQVMVELFERGEPVDLITVTNRLAGTGKLDDTGGATYLAALPNTVPTAANVDFYANIVLEKSMLRALINAGTRIAAMGYDGADDVAAMIDLAEKLVYGIASRRNVQDFEAIKEILKQSFEKIDRRYQEKGTITGVATGFSDFDMLTSGLQPADMVVVAARPSVGKTTLSLNIAQHAALQSKIPVAIFSLETSKEQLVQRILCSEAQVDNSKLRTGFLADEDWRKLARAMGGLSEAPIFIDDSATLSLIEMRAKSRKLKAEHGLGLIVVDYIQMIQSYKRSENRTQELSEIARGIKSLAKELDVPIIAISQLSRAVETLGQKRPMLSHLRESGEIEQVSDLVVFLYREDYYDQEKAQKENKENICELIIAKHRNGPIGTVELYFHKEHSRFANLEKRR